In Streptomyces sp. SN-593, a single genomic region encodes these proteins:
- a CDS encoding low molecular weight protein-tyrosine-phosphatase, translating to MHLCFVCSGNICRSPSAALVVAEHLRREGLAGQVRVTSAGIGPWHAGEPIDPRAGEVLERHGYPVDHVAAQVGAEHLDADLFLAMDRGHEKALRKLVGEPSRVRMLRSFDPAAAGGDLDVPDPYYGGPDGFDEVLGMVEAATPGLLAWVRERLDALDA from the coding sequence GTGCATCTGTGCTTCGTCTGCAGCGGGAACATCTGCCGGTCGCCGTCCGCCGCGCTCGTGGTCGCCGAACACCTGCGCCGGGAGGGCCTCGCCGGGCAGGTGCGGGTCACCAGCGCGGGCATCGGCCCCTGGCACGCCGGCGAGCCGATCGACCCGCGCGCCGGGGAGGTGCTGGAGCGGCACGGCTACCCCGTGGACCACGTCGCCGCGCAGGTGGGTGCCGAGCACCTGGACGCCGACCTGTTCCTGGCGATGGACCGCGGCCATGAGAAGGCCCTGCGCAAGCTCGTGGGCGAGCCCTCCCGGGTGCGGATGCTGCGGTCGTTCGACCCGGCGGCGGCCGGCGGCGACCTCGACGTGCCCGACCCGTATTACGGCGGTCCAGACGGGTTCGACGAGGTGCTGGGGATGGTCGAGGCGGCCACGCCCGGCCTGCTCGCCTGGGTGCGCGAGCGCCTCGACGCGCTCGACGCGTGA
- a CDS encoding polysaccharide lyase family 8 super-sandwich domain-containing protein produces the protein MQISRRTLIAALPATALPAAARPSRAGAAGVPPAAAPAPVPAGTPADRATVLANTVAVFAGTDRSNARPETAAKLAAMAATARTRLAAMDAAGSGELFAGLALGTSDTALTSCYQYLYEIALATRVPGGASDLTGDPALRQRVVDGLQWLHDRFFGDQESGYYGNWFNWEIAIPQYATKTLVLLKDTAAASRPELAATYVATMDGYLRNGKDGDVDLDSRFHTGANLADITTDRIMQGALLDDDARITKAVADQSTVLATIDPYALRHGVTDGFYADGSYLQHASVAYTGSYGTGLLTRIVQTVKLLDGTGYPAAVDLVGAARGWVTRSFAPLVFEGWMMEAVKGRAVSRTTTGYADVGAVVESVADLSAHAAGADATALAGYVKFVRQESRAPVDPVSFVSPVSVARYADILADASVPAADLNAPAQHSAFAAMDRVVHRRPGWAFTLARSSTRISGYEYMSGENLMPWFQGAGAHYLYLSGQDQRQAFGVDHFTAVSPYALAGVTAPVETRRTVPELYGTAWYDNPAAGFTSSSESQNTYVYFPLSTNPHSGGACSGAYGTCGMVLSDDAARAAARAGLLPADFVTYRDARATKSWYLFDDEVVVLAAGVGDGAGRAVTTTFDTRIAAPGDAVTATGALRDGTPFTGPGTAPLAWLRYADPGQGTAIGYVLLDGPGPGPGRDRPPRVRVGLESVTRSRRAIRTANPDTAVTKQVFSVGCDQPAGAGPASFAYALVPGATEDALRGYGRPGPAGPRGPLAVLANSTALQAVRHAGLGITAANAFAAGPHRTGGLEVDGPASVLVREHGDGTTTVGVADPTTARDTVTVLLRGRRLRAVSPADGVRVTRSRGATRIEAATRHAYGATLEVTLR, from the coding sequence GTGCAGATCTCCCGCCGTACCCTGATCGCCGCGCTGCCCGCGACCGCCCTGCCCGCCGCGGCGCGGCCGTCCCGTGCCGGGGCCGCCGGCGTGCCCCCGGCAGCCGCGCCCGCGCCCGTCCCGGCCGGCACCCCCGCCGACCGCGCGACCGTCCTGGCCAACACCGTGGCCGTGTTCGCGGGCACCGACCGGTCCAACGCCCGTCCCGAGACCGCCGCCAAGCTCGCCGCGATGGCCGCGACCGCCCGGACCCGGCTGGCCGCGATGGACGCGGCGGGCAGCGGCGAGCTGTTCGCCGGCCTCGCCCTGGGCACCAGCGACACCGCCCTCACCTCCTGCTACCAGTACCTGTACGAGATCGCGCTGGCCACCCGCGTGCCCGGCGGCGCGTCCGACCTCACCGGCGACCCCGCCCTCCGGCAGCGCGTCGTGGACGGCCTCCAGTGGCTCCACGACCGCTTCTTCGGCGACCAGGAGAGCGGTTACTACGGCAACTGGTTCAACTGGGAGATCGCGATCCCGCAGTACGCCACCAAGACCCTGGTCCTCCTGAAGGACACCGCCGCCGCCTCCCGGCCCGAACTGGCCGCGACCTACGTCGCCACCATGGACGGCTACCTGCGCAACGGGAAGGACGGCGACGTCGACCTCGACTCCCGCTTCCACACCGGCGCCAACCTCGCGGACATCACCACCGACCGGATCATGCAGGGCGCCCTCCTCGACGACGACGCCCGGATCACCAAGGCGGTCGCGGACCAGTCGACGGTGCTCGCCACCATCGACCCCTACGCCCTGCGGCACGGCGTCACCGACGGCTTCTACGCCGACGGGTCCTACCTCCAGCACGCCTCCGTCGCCTACACCGGCTCCTACGGCACCGGGTTGCTCACCCGGATCGTGCAGACCGTCAAACTCCTGGACGGCACCGGCTACCCGGCGGCCGTGGACCTGGTGGGGGCGGCACGAGGCTGGGTGACGCGCAGCTTCGCGCCGCTCGTCTTCGAGGGCTGGATGATGGAGGCGGTCAAGGGCCGCGCGGTCTCCCGCACCACCACCGGCTACGCCGACGTCGGCGCCGTCGTGGAGTCCGTGGCGGACCTGTCGGCCCACGCCGCCGGAGCGGACGCGACCGCCCTCGCCGGCTACGTGAAGTTCGTCCGGCAGGAGTCGCGGGCGCCGGTCGACCCGGTGTCGTTCGTCTCGCCGGTCAGTGTCGCCCGCTACGCCGACATCCTCGCCGACGCCTCGGTGCCCGCCGCCGACCTCAACGCGCCCGCCCAGCACTCCGCGTTCGCCGCGATGGACCGCGTCGTGCACCGCCGCCCCGGCTGGGCGTTCACCCTCGCCCGCAGCTCCACCCGGATCAGCGGCTACGAGTACATGAGCGGCGAGAACCTGATGCCCTGGTTCCAGGGCGCGGGCGCGCACTACCTCTACCTGTCCGGCCAGGACCAGCGGCAGGCGTTCGGCGTCGACCACTTCACCGCCGTGTCGCCCTACGCGCTGGCCGGAGTGACCGCGCCGGTCGAGACCCGCCGGACCGTACCGGAGCTGTACGGCACGGCCTGGTACGACAACCCGGCCGCCGGGTTCACCTCGTCGTCCGAGTCGCAGAACACCTACGTGTACTTCCCGCTGTCCACCAACCCCCACTCCGGAGGCGCGTGTTCGGGCGCGTACGGCACCTGCGGCATGGTGCTGTCCGACGACGCCGCCCGCGCCGCCGCACGGGCCGGCCTGCTGCCCGCGGACTTCGTCACGTACCGCGACGCGCGCGCCACCAAGTCCTGGTACCTGTTCGACGACGAGGTCGTGGTGCTCGCCGCCGGCGTCGGCGACGGCGCCGGCCGCGCGGTGACCACGACCTTCGACACCCGGATCGCCGCCCCCGGGGACGCGGTCACCGCCACCGGAGCACTGCGCGACGGCACGCCGTTCACCGGTCCGGGCACCGCCCCGCTCGCCTGGCTGCGCTACGCCGACCCCGGGCAGGGCACCGCGATCGGCTACGTCCTGCTGGACGGCCCCGGCCCCGGCCCCGGCCGCGACCGGCCGCCGCGGGTACGGGTGGGCCTGGAGAGCGTGACACGCAGCCGGCGCGCGATCCGCACGGCCAACCCCGACACCGCCGTCACCAAGCAGGTCTTCTCGGTCGGCTGCGACCAGCCGGCCGGCGCCGGACCCGCCTCCTTCGCGTACGCTCTCGTGCCGGGCGCGACGGAGGACGCGCTGCGCGGGTACGGGCGGCCCGGCCCCGCGGGCCCGCGCGGGCCGCTGGCGGTCCTCGCCAACTCGACCGCCCTCCAGGCCGTCCGCCACGCGGGGCTGGGCATCACGGCCGCGAACGCCTTCGCCGCCGGGCCGCACCGGACCGGCGGGCTGGAGGTCGACGGCCCCGCCTCCGTGCTGGTGCGCGAGCACGGCGACGGCACCACCACCGTCGGCGTCGCCGACCCGACCACCGCGCGGGACACGGTCACGGTGCTGCTGCGCGGGCGCCGGCTGCGGGCGGTGTCCCCGGCGGACGGGGTGCGCGTCACCCGTTCCCGCGGCGCCACCCGGATCGAGGCCGCCACCCGTCACGCCTACGGCGCCACGCTGGAGGTGACGCTGCGCTGA
- a CDS encoding type II toxin-antitoxin system PemK/MazF family toxin, protein MSGGMWAAVLAVAALALVAALVDGRARSRRPPRRSRRQPPSPRPRAGTGPGRTRAPHPGRGGRTGGRRPRRGEVWWAEVPFEDGPGAKDRPCLVLSVRGDFVRVAKITTKHHAGLPGVLALPAGTVDDAADRQSYLETGELRDVPLPSFRRHAGALDPAFMKRLGLR, encoded by the coding sequence ATGAGCGGTGGGATGTGGGCGGCCGTGCTCGCGGTGGCGGCGCTGGCACTGGTCGCGGCGCTGGTCGACGGGCGGGCCCGGTCGCGCCGGCCCCCTCGGCGCTCCCGCCGGCAGCCGCCGTCCCCGCGGCCGCGGGCGGGCACCGGACCGGGCCGCACCCGGGCGCCGCACCCGGGACGGGGCGGCCGGACCGGTGGGCGGCGCCCCCGCAGGGGCGAGGTGTGGTGGGCGGAGGTGCCCTTCGAGGACGGCCCCGGCGCGAAGGACCGGCCCTGCCTGGTGCTGTCCGTCCGCGGCGACTTCGTCCGGGTCGCCAAGATCACCACGAAGCACCACGCCGGCCTCCCCGGTGTGCTGGCGCTGCCCGCGGGCACGGTCGACGACGCGGCGGACCGGCAGAGCTACCTGGAGACCGGCGAGTTGAGGGACGTCCCGCTCCCGTCGTTCCGCCGCCACGCCGGCGCGCTGGACCCCGCCTTCATGAAGAGGCTCGGGCTGCGCTGA
- a CDS encoding fructosamine kinase family protein, with the protein MSGATEPAPAAAARLTGQPAAVVAGRSGAPAELRLGDGTVVVAKRADRPGAARAEAAGLRWLAAAGTVRVPAVRGADESWIVVDLVPTGPADAGAAERFGRDLAALHAAGAPAFGAPPPGGPEDASIGGAPMRNATGPDWPRWYAEHRVLPYLRIAVDHGTVRPAEAAVVERVCDRLPALAGPAEPPARLHGDLWNGNVLWGADGDVRLIDPAAHGGHRETDLAMLRLFGCPHLERVLRAYDEAAPLAPGWRARVPLHQLFPLLVHTVLFGPGYAAQAVSAARACLSAM; encoded by the coding sequence GTGAGCGGCGCCACCGAGCCGGCCCCGGCCGCCGCGGCCCGGCTGACCGGGCAGCCGGCGGCGGTGGTGGCCGGGCGGTCGGGCGCGCCCGCCGAACTCCGCCTGGGCGACGGCACCGTGGTGGTGGCCAAGCGCGCCGACCGCCCCGGCGCGGCGCGCGCCGAGGCGGCCGGGCTGCGCTGGCTGGCCGCCGCGGGCACGGTGCGCGTCCCGGCGGTACGGGGCGCCGACGAGTCCTGGATCGTCGTCGACCTGGTGCCGACCGGCCCCGCGGACGCCGGCGCGGCCGAGCGGTTCGGGCGCGACCTCGCGGCGCTGCACGCCGCCGGCGCCCCCGCGTTCGGCGCGCCCCCGCCCGGCGGGCCCGAGGACGCGTCCATCGGCGGCGCCCCGATGCGCAACGCGACCGGCCCCGACTGGCCCCGCTGGTACGCCGAACACCGCGTGCTGCCCTACCTCCGGATCGCCGTCGACCACGGCACCGTGCGGCCCGCCGAGGCCGCGGTGGTGGAGCGCGTCTGCGACCGGCTGCCCGCACTCGCCGGGCCGGCCGAGCCCCCGGCGCGGCTGCACGGCGACCTGTGGAACGGCAACGTCCTGTGGGGCGCCGACGGCGACGTCCGGCTGATCGACCCGGCCGCGCACGGCGGCCACCGCGAGACCGACCTCGCGATGCTGCGGCTCTTCGGCTGCCCCCACCTGGAGCGCGTGCTGCGCGCCTACGACGAGGCCGCCCCGCTCGCCCCCGGCTGGCGCGCCCGCGTGCCCCTCCACCAGCTCTTCCCCCTCCTCGTCCACACGGTCCTCTTCGGCCCCGGCTACGCCGCCCAGGCCGTCTCCGCCGCCCGCGCGTGCCTGTCCGCCATGTGA